A stretch of Carya illinoinensis cultivar Pawnee chromosome 14, C.illinoinensisPawnee_v1, whole genome shotgun sequence DNA encodes these proteins:
- the LOC122295126 gene encoding phosphatidylinositol-3-phosphatase myotubularin-1-like isoform X3, producing MAVRLQSAPRQHDKMPSQRLLQVLGKDMRIIVFGFCPTTNQRRAVFDALLRCTKPASLWDLYAFASGPSKFTNTNPKVRLLNEYFRLLGKGSYRASMSMIEKGSFLLYNDLWRITSLNSNYTMCQSYPFALIVPKGISDEEVIQASTFRARCRLPVVSWCDPGTGAVLARSSQPLVGLMMNMRSNTDEKLVSGLCTQLFGVSGPQRKLYIADARPRKNALANGAMGGGSESSSNYFQSEIVFFGIDNIHTMRDSLARLRDYLDTHGANSSDGMSSFLRHGGWSWGGGNLSSMSASVSSLGDSGWLIHIQNVLAGSAWIAARVALESASVLIHCSDGWDRTTQLVSLASLLLDPYYRTFTGFQALVEKDWLAFGHPFSERTGMPTVSGSGSSPFELSRQSSAGSLSSSPVRQSSGSFTSQAPSSSHAQNSNNCSPIFLQWIDCVSQLLRIYPFAFEFSSAFLVDFLDCMLSCRFGNFFGNSEKERQQSGVSEACGCLWAYLGDLRASGGSSHVHFNLFYDPSKHDGPLLPRAAALAPTLWPQFHLRWACPSVAQAGELESQCQKMAIKFSELQKAKEVAERKAKEVAVAMESLNAELRNEKQLNSSTMNLAKRASKESEAIKRAVESMGCKVHFSSTGDFTVGIEGNPADAPQKFISTPLKREFDGTVHHDEKSDLCVSITVMAEDVIPKNPIGQVCETLCPLRTRDGVCRWPDAGCAQLGSQFVGLKANFDAFDKLSIYDSYFQSE from the exons GCAAAGATATGAGAATTATTGTCTTTGGTTTCTGCCCCACAACGAATCAG AGACGTGCGGTATTTGATGCATTATTAAGGTGCACTAAACCAGCAAGCTTATGGGATCTTTATGCTTTTGCTTCTGGACCTTCCAAATTCACCAATACTAACCCAAAGGTGCGGTTACTAAATGAGTATTTCCGGCTTCTTGGAAAAGGATCCTACCGTGCATCAATGAGTATGATTGAGAAGGGGTCGTTCCTATTATACAATGACTTGTGGAGAATAACTAGCCTAAACTCCAACTATACAATGTGCCAAAGTTATCCATTTGCTTTGATTGTGCCAAAAGGGATCAG TGATGAAGAGGTGATTCAGGCTTCAACATTTCGGGCAAGATGTCGATTGCCTGTAGTTTCATGGTGTGATCCAG GAACTGGAGCTGTCCTTGCACGTTCATCCCAACCCTTGGTTGGTCTCATGATGAATATGAGGAG CAACACTGATGAAAAGCTTGTTAGCGGTCTTTGCACTCAACTCTTTGGTGTGAGTGGGCCACAGAG GAAGCTATATATTGCTGATGCAAGACCTAGGAAAAATGCTTTGGCAAATGGGGCAATGGGAGGTGGCTcagaatcatcatcaaattATTTTCAGTCTGAG aTAGTATTCTTTGGGATAGACAACATACACACAATGAGGGATAGTCTTGCTCGACTAAGAGACTACTTGGATACTCATGGCGCCAATTCATCAGATGGAATGTCATCATTCCTG AGACATGGTGGATGGAGTTGGGGTGGAGGTAACCTTAGCAGTATGTCTGCTTCAGTATCAAGCCTTGGTGACAGTGGTTGGTTAATACATATTCAGAATGTCTTGGCTGGTTCGGCTTGGATTGCTGCACGTGTTGCTTTGGAATCAGCATCAGTTCTTATACATTGCAG TGATGGATGGGATAGAACAACTCAGTTGGTTTCACTTGCTAGTCTGCTGCTCGATCCATACTATCGGACATTCACAGGGTTTCAG GCACTTGTTGAGAAAGACTGGCTGGCATTTGGACATCCATTTTCGGAAAGAACAGGAATGCCAACAGTATCTGGTAGTGGCAGCTCTCCTTTTGAGTTATCAAGACAGTCTTCTGCAGGGAGTTTATCATCATCTCCTGTGCGGCAGTCATCAGGAtcatttacatctcaagctccAAGTTCATCTCATGCACAGAATTCAAATAACTGTTCTCCCATTTTTTTGCAG TGGATTGATTGTGTTTCACAATTGTTGCGGATTTATCCTTTTGCTTTTGAATTCTCCTCG GCTTTTCTGGTGGATTTCTTGGACTGTATGCTTTCCTGTCGTTTTGGAAATTTCTTTGGTAATAG TGAAAAGGAGAGGCAGCAAAGTGGTGTTTCTGAAGCTTGTGGATGTTTGTGGGCATACTTGGGTGATTTGCGTGCTTCAGGGGGAAGCTCTCATGTGCATTTCAACCTATTTTATGATCCATCAAAACACGATGGTCCACTATTACCTCGTGCAGCAGCCTTAGCCCCAACTCTGTGGCCCCAATTTCATCTTCGTTGGGCTTGTCCTTCAGTAGCCCAAGCTGGGGAGCTTGAATCCCAATGTCAAAAGATGGCTATAAAATTTTCTGAGCTGCAGAAG GCGAAAGAGGTAGCAGAGAGGAAAGCTAAAGAAGTTGCAGTTGCCATGGAATCATTGAATGCAGAGTTACGAAATGAAAAGCAGCTGAACAGCTCAACTATGAACCTGGCAAAGAGGGCCAGCAAGGAAAGTGAGGCCATAAAGCGAGCAGTAGAGTCTATGGGGTGCAAGGTACACTTCTCAAGCACTGGTGATTTTACTGTTGGCATTGAGGGCAACCCAGCAGATGCTCCACAGAAATTCATCAGTACCCCTTTGAAAAGAGAATTCGATGGTACTGTACATCATGATGAGAAATCAGATCTCTGTGTTTCCATTACAGTAATGGCCGAGGACGTTATTCCTAAAAATCCAATTGGACAAGTGTGTGAAACTTTATGCCCTTTACGCACTCGAGATGGAGTCTGCAGGTGGCCAGATGCTGGTTGTGCACAGCTGGGCAGCCAGTTTGTTGGACtaaaggcaaattttgatgcATTTGATAAGCTTTCCATTTATGATAGTTATTTCCAATCCGAGTAA
- the LOC122295126 gene encoding phosphatidylinositol-3-phosphatase myotubularin-1-like isoform X4 yields the protein MTQCCEGKDMRIIVFGFCPTTNQRRAVFDALLRCTKPASLWDLYAFASGPSKFTNTNPKVRLLNEYFRLLGKGSYRASMSMIEKGSFLLYNDLWRITSLNSNYTMCQSYPFALIVPKGISDEEVIQASTFRARCRLPVVSWCDPGTGAVLARSSQPLVGLMMNMRSNTDEKLVSGLCTQLFGVSGPQRKLYIADARPRKNALANGAMGGGSESSSNYFQSEIVFFGIDNIHTMRDSLARLRDYLDTHGANSSDGMSSFLRHGGWSWGGGNLSSMSASVSSLGDSGWLIHIQNVLAGSAWIAARVALESASVLIHCSDGWDRTTQLVSLASLLLDPYYRTFTGFQALVEKDWLAFGHPFSERTGMPTVSGSGSSPFELSRQSSAGSLSSSPVRQSSGSFTSQAPSSSHAQNSNNCSPIFLQWIDCVSQLLRIYPFAFEFSSAFLVDFLDCMLSCRFGNFFGNSEKERQQSGVSEACGCLWAYLGDLRASGGSSHVHFNLFYDPSKHDGPLLPRAAALAPTLWPQFHLRWACPSVAQAGELESQCQKMAIKFSELQKAKEVAERKAKEVAVAMESLNAELRNEKQLNSSTMNLAKRASKESEAIKRAVESMGCKVHFSSTGDFTVGIEGNPADAPQKFISTPLKREFDGTVHHDEKSDLCVSITVMAEDVIPKNPIGQVCETLCPLRTRDGVCRWPDAGCAQLGSQFVGLKANFDAFDKLSIYDSYFQSE from the exons GCAAAGATATGAGAATTATTGTCTTTGGTTTCTGCCCCACAACGAATCAG AGACGTGCGGTATTTGATGCATTATTAAGGTGCACTAAACCAGCAAGCTTATGGGATCTTTATGCTTTTGCTTCTGGACCTTCCAAATTCACCAATACTAACCCAAAGGTGCGGTTACTAAATGAGTATTTCCGGCTTCTTGGAAAAGGATCCTACCGTGCATCAATGAGTATGATTGAGAAGGGGTCGTTCCTATTATACAATGACTTGTGGAGAATAACTAGCCTAAACTCCAACTATACAATGTGCCAAAGTTATCCATTTGCTTTGATTGTGCCAAAAGGGATCAG TGATGAAGAGGTGATTCAGGCTTCAACATTTCGGGCAAGATGTCGATTGCCTGTAGTTTCATGGTGTGATCCAG GAACTGGAGCTGTCCTTGCACGTTCATCCCAACCCTTGGTTGGTCTCATGATGAATATGAGGAG CAACACTGATGAAAAGCTTGTTAGCGGTCTTTGCACTCAACTCTTTGGTGTGAGTGGGCCACAGAG GAAGCTATATATTGCTGATGCAAGACCTAGGAAAAATGCTTTGGCAAATGGGGCAATGGGAGGTGGCTcagaatcatcatcaaattATTTTCAGTCTGAG aTAGTATTCTTTGGGATAGACAACATACACACAATGAGGGATAGTCTTGCTCGACTAAGAGACTACTTGGATACTCATGGCGCCAATTCATCAGATGGAATGTCATCATTCCTG AGACATGGTGGATGGAGTTGGGGTGGAGGTAACCTTAGCAGTATGTCTGCTTCAGTATCAAGCCTTGGTGACAGTGGTTGGTTAATACATATTCAGAATGTCTTGGCTGGTTCGGCTTGGATTGCTGCACGTGTTGCTTTGGAATCAGCATCAGTTCTTATACATTGCAG TGATGGATGGGATAGAACAACTCAGTTGGTTTCACTTGCTAGTCTGCTGCTCGATCCATACTATCGGACATTCACAGGGTTTCAG GCACTTGTTGAGAAAGACTGGCTGGCATTTGGACATCCATTTTCGGAAAGAACAGGAATGCCAACAGTATCTGGTAGTGGCAGCTCTCCTTTTGAGTTATCAAGACAGTCTTCTGCAGGGAGTTTATCATCATCTCCTGTGCGGCAGTCATCAGGAtcatttacatctcaagctccAAGTTCATCTCATGCACAGAATTCAAATAACTGTTCTCCCATTTTTTTGCAG TGGATTGATTGTGTTTCACAATTGTTGCGGATTTATCCTTTTGCTTTTGAATTCTCCTCG GCTTTTCTGGTGGATTTCTTGGACTGTATGCTTTCCTGTCGTTTTGGAAATTTCTTTGGTAATAG TGAAAAGGAGAGGCAGCAAAGTGGTGTTTCTGAAGCTTGTGGATGTTTGTGGGCATACTTGGGTGATTTGCGTGCTTCAGGGGGAAGCTCTCATGTGCATTTCAACCTATTTTATGATCCATCAAAACACGATGGTCCACTATTACCTCGTGCAGCAGCCTTAGCCCCAACTCTGTGGCCCCAATTTCATCTTCGTTGGGCTTGTCCTTCAGTAGCCCAAGCTGGGGAGCTTGAATCCCAATGTCAAAAGATGGCTATAAAATTTTCTGAGCTGCAGAAG GCGAAAGAGGTAGCAGAGAGGAAAGCTAAAGAAGTTGCAGTTGCCATGGAATCATTGAATGCAGAGTTACGAAATGAAAAGCAGCTGAACAGCTCAACTATGAACCTGGCAAAGAGGGCCAGCAAGGAAAGTGAGGCCATAAAGCGAGCAGTAGAGTCTATGGGGTGCAAGGTACACTTCTCAAGCACTGGTGATTTTACTGTTGGCATTGAGGGCAACCCAGCAGATGCTCCACAGAAATTCATCAGTACCCCTTTGAAAAGAGAATTCGATGGTACTGTACATCATGATGAGAAATCAGATCTCTGTGTTTCCATTACAGTAATGGCCGAGGACGTTATTCCTAAAAATCCAATTGGACAAGTGTGTGAAACTTTATGCCCTTTACGCACTCGAGATGGAGTCTGCAGGTGGCCAGATGCTGGTTGTGCACAGCTGGGCAGCCAGTTTGTTGGACtaaaggcaaattttgatgcATTTGATAAGCTTTCCATTTATGATAGTTATTTCCAATCCGAGTAA